A window of the Lactuca sativa cultivar Salinas chromosome 7, Lsat_Salinas_v11, whole genome shotgun sequence genome harbors these coding sequences:
- the LOC111893942 gene encoding probable aquaporin NIP7-1: MTSLFKEEQACESSKHASTSNQSIFDQETGSSNTLEKGQSEVIVKSPSFICFTLLMDKTLVRMVVAEALGSFIVMFSIGGIIKSTELMRGVGLLEYAVTAALAVVMVVFSIGHISGAHVNPAVTIAFATVGPFPWRRVPLYILAQVAGCAMATYAGVLVYGMKPEVMTTRPLLGSNAAFWAEFLASFFVLFLTASLVHAPPSVTQFSGFIVAVGIALGVLITAPISGGSMNPARSLGPALVSFNFHGLWIYLTAPILGAVSGAFMLRMLKPCTSSTSSPSSSSSSRRSQFLQIH, encoded by the exons ATGACAAGTTTGTTTAAAGAGGAACAAGCTTGTGAATCATCTAAACATGCGTCCACGAGCAACCAATCAATTTTTGATCAAGAAACGGGTTCTTCAAATACATTGGAAAAAGGGCAAAGTGAAGTCATAGTTAAAAGTCCCTCGTTCATATGCTTTACACTACTAATGGATAAAACCCTTGTTAGAATG GTTGTAGCAGAAGCATTGGGGAGTTTTATCGTGATGTTCAGCATAGGTGGGATAATAAAAAGCACAGAATTGATGAGAGGTGTAGGTCTATTAGAGTATGCGGTCACTGCAGCGTTAGCAGTGGTCATGGTGGTTTTCTCTATAGGACACATTTCTGGTGCTCATGTTAACCCTGCAGTCACCATAGCATTTGCTACTGTCGGTCCATTTCCATGGAGAAGG GTCCCCTTGTATATACTGGCCCAAGTAGCAGGTTGTGCCATGGCAACATATGCTGGAGTGTTGGTGTACGGCATGAAACCGGAGGTGATGACGACTAGACCACTTCTGGGATCGAATGCAGCATTTTGGGCAGAGTTTTTGGCATCCTTCTTCGTGCTGTTTCTTACGGCTTCCTTGGTTCATGCACCCCCATCT GTAACACAGTTTTCTGGATTTATTGTAGCAGTTGGCATTGCACTTGGAGTCCTTATTACTGC GCCAATTTCTGGAGGATCGATGAACCCGGCAAGGTCTTTAGGCCCTGCCCTTGTGTCATTTAACTTCCATGGATTATGGATATATTTAACAGCACCAATACTTGGGGCTGTTTCTGGTGCTTTCATGCTTCGTATGCTGAAGCCTTGTACCTCTTCGACTTCATCTCCTTCTTCCTCTTCCTCATCTCGACGATCTCAATTTCTTCAAATTCATTAA